DNA sequence from the Novipirellula galeiformis genome:
CTTTCACCACTTTTTCAAAACACTTTTCAACTTCACCGCGACATCGCCCGAGGAACGATCGCATGAACAAATCCAAGACACGCGGCAATGCGAGTTCAAAGAAACAGCGACCCAAACAATCTCAGCAGAAACAACCGGGGATCCAATCCGAGATGAAGCCGCAGCCGCGTTCGATCCGCGAGGATTACGTCGGCAGTGGCAAATTAGAAGGCAAGGTCGCATTGATCTCAGGCGGCGATAGCGGAATCGGACGCTCGGTGGCTGTTATGTTCGCCCGCGAGGGGGCTGATATCGCATTCGTTTACCTCAACGAAAAAGAGGATGCCGAACAAACGCGGTCGCTAGTCGAGTCTGAAGGGCGAGTTTGCTTGCCCATCAAGGCTGACATCGGCAAGGCCGCTTCATGTAAATCTGCGGTAGCAAAGACGGTTAAAAAATTTGGCCGTCTCGATGTGCTCGTCAACAATGCCGCAGAACAACATCCGCAAGACGACATCGACGCGATCACCGAGAAACAACTGATTGCGACGTTCAGCACGAACGTGTTTCCGATGTTTTATCTAACCCAAGCTGCGCTTCCGCACTTGAAAGAGCACACGGGAAGCTCGATTATCAATACCACTTCGGTGACAGCGTACCGCGGCAGCCCAGGACTGCTCGATTATGCTGCCAGCAAAGGAGCGATCGTTGCGTTCACGCGTTCGCTATCACAAAAGTTGGTCGACGACGGCATCCGCGTCAACGCGGTTGCACCGGGGCCCATTTGGACGCCGCTGATTCCCGCGACCTTCGACAAGGAAAAGGTTAGCAAGTTCGGTAGCGATACGCCGATGGGTCGGGCGGGACAACCCGATGAATGCGGAAGCTGTTACGTCTTTCTTGCCTCCGCCGATGCCTCCTATATCACCGGTCAAGTGCTTCACCCCAACGGCGGCGAAGTCATCAACGGTTAATCAGCCGCGATTCCCGTCAACGGCTTGCAAAAACGTGCGACGATGGATCCGTTACGGAAATACGTCCGCAATGGATTCGCCGTCGCCTCGCGACTTTCAGTGGCTTAAAATTGATCAGCGAGCTTGCAAGCGAACCGGCCATTCGAGCCATGTTTTCTCGAACAATCCGCAACTCCGTCCCACGCGCACCGCCTAGGGACAACACGTTGTTCGCTCTTGGCCTCCTCCGGCCGCTTCTGAAGTTTGGATACGATTTCGTCAATCGTCGCGATGTGTTCGATACCTTCGAATTGGCGTTCTACGAAACCTGATCGCAGTACATTCGCGTCGACAAACCAGCGTATACGCTGATCTGCGATCAGAGTACTAATCGAGTGCTGCCCAAATGGGATTCGTTCTTCCACGGCTTTCTTCAATCAATCAACACCCTCGACACATTCCTACACATTCGTCGACAGGCAAATTCACTGTAAAACACCACCGGTCGGTGATGAAGGCAATTGCTCAACTGCACCACCTCGATGAACGGGCGGTCAGTCGCACGTTTGATAACGGACGGAAAGTACGTCCCGACGCGTCAGCGACGGTCTTCGCCTTGGTTTTCCATGAAGCGGTATTTGGGGGCCTCGAACCAATCGCGGGTGGCCGGAAATAGCAACCACACAGCAACAAAGCCGACCATCATGAGTGTGACGAAGAGAATGATCCCGTTAATGATCACTGAATTGTCCTTGGATAAAATCGGATTAAAACGCCGTTATTCTTCGTAAAGCGAGCGGACATATCGAGCCAACAAGTCTCGATCTTCCACACTTAACTTGTTATCCCAGCGTGGCATGGCGGTGCCGGGAATCCCATTTGCCAACACATGTTGGGCGTAGGCAAATGTTGGGATCTGTTGACCGAAATTGGTCGGTTTGGGATCGACTGCGGCGGCTGAAACCCCATCCCCGCGACCGCTCTCGCCATGACACAACGCACAATTCTTGGCAAACAACTCACGCGCTTGACCCAATTGTTCTTCACCAAGCGGCGGCTCGGGTTCGTACAACGGCTCGGACAACTGAGTTGTGAATGCGGCCAGGGCGCGCAGCTCCGCAAGTGGCAACTCATTCCAGCTCGGCATCGACGTCCCATGCACTCCGTTCCACAACACGTCACTGAGCTGCTGTGGCGACAAATGCACCGTCGTCAACTCGCGTGGCTTGGGCAATAAACTTGCCGCTGCGGGGGCATCGCCGCAACCGCAATCCAAATGACAGCCCGCACAATTTGCTTGAAACAAACGATGACCTTCGTTCGCCAATGACACGGGCACCGGCTCGCCTCGCGGATCGAACAAAATCGGTGCCGGGCCTCGATCCAGCGAAATCAATGATTCGTCGAACCCGCCGGTGTGCGCGTTGCCCGCTTGTTGAATCTCACCAATGGACAGCCCGCTAGTCGAAGTCGATTCGGGAGTTACGCTTCCAAGACCCGCGAGTTCTCCGTTGCGACCGAGTGAATGTAGATAAGCCACCAAGTCGATTCCTGCTTGATTCGGTTCGCTTGCCGAACCCTCAAATAACCATGGATAGGCAGGCATCACCGATTGCGGCACCACGCTTCGCGGATCGAACAAGTGAGTCAATTGCCAATCGGTCGGACGTTTGCTGCCCTCGCGCGCCAAATCGGGTCCGACGCGACGGGTTCCCCACAATTGCGGAAACTCGTCATCCGACTCCCACGCTCGGCTGACCGGACCAAATCGACGCACATCGTACGGAGTCGAGCGAACCAATTGCGTATGGCAGTACGCGCAACCTTCGCGAGCGTAAACCGCACGCCCTCGCAACTCGCTCGGCGTCAACGAAACCACCGTCCCAGGCTTCGTCGTTGCAATGGTTTTAGCAAGCTCTTGATTGGGCCATACCGCCAACACCAAAAACGACAAAGCAAAAAAGCCTACCCCCGCAATCCCGGTCAACACATAAGCATGACGAAGCCAAGCAAAACTTTCGTGATCAGAGGCGTGACCGTGCTCGTGAGCTTCCTGATCGCTGATTGCGTCGTGTGCAGCGTTCTCGGGATGCGCCGCCAACGTACGTTCACGTACATCCTCTTCGGCACCTACATCCTCTTGGGCAACCACTTTGGCTCCCGTCAACATGCTCAGACACAAACATCCGAACGCCAACAACACGGGGATCCCGGCGATCGTCCGCGTCCCCCAATACAAACGCGACGCTTCGACCGATTCCATCCACGGGGCGGACGACTCCCACAATTGACCTTGGACCAAACCGGCGATGGTTAAATCAATCACCATCAACATCAATCCGATCGACAATAGCCAAAACGACCAATTTGCCGCTCGCCGACTGAAACGTGCCCCCGGCGTGTGCTGCCACACAAACAACAACCCACCGATCGCAGCGAAACTGGCAAAGCCTAACATTGCCAAGTGCGAGTGCCCAATCACCCAATCGCTAAAGTGCACCAAACGGTTCACCGGCATCAACGCCTGCATCGCTCCCTGCAAACTGACGACCAAGTACAACACGACACCCACCCAAGTGAAACGCAGCGGCACGTTCGCGGCGACTTTCCCCGTGCTTCCTCGCAGCGACAACAGTTGGTTAGTGACCACCAAAATCACATCCATCCCGAGATACACCGAGGCGACGATCGCTCCCATTTGAGCTTCCATCGGAATCGACGAAAAAATGTAATGGTGAGTCCCGTTTAGCGGATAAACAAAGAACAACAACCAAAACCCAATCATCGACAAAAAGTGGCTGTAGATCGGTTTCCCAGTCGCCAACGGGATCACAAAATAGGCAATCCCCACCGCAATCGGCGTCACCCACAATCCAATCGCATCATGAATCCATAATCCGCTAAACGTGGCTCCGCGAGCCCCAGGGATCAACTCCGGTGCAATGTTCCCGACTGGATAAGCCAACGCCGTGAACGTGATCCCGCCCAGGATGTACCAACCGGTCACGTACAAATCCGACAACTTCGCGCGCAAGAATGGCAGCACGAATTGGACAATCAACATCCCAAAGCAAACCAGCACCACGGTGTCGATGACCAGCGGAAACTCGGCCCATTCCAACGATTGGCTGTGCCCCGCCATCATCAATGCCCAACCGGGAATGACCATGGCAAAGTTCCATGCCATGAACAACATCCATCCGAGCCCACGACTGGTCACGCTGCGTTGGGTTAACCGGGGTACCGCGTAGTACATGAACGCAATGAAAGCGTTACCGAGCCAACCAAAAAAAATGCCTTGGGTGTGAACGTATCGCAAACGCCCCCACGTCAACGCCGCAGAATCGCCTAAAAACCCCGGCCAATTGAACTTCATCGCGACCGCGATCCCGGCCAAGGCCGAAACCAGAACCATCGCAAGCGAGATAATTCCGTGGGCGCGAATCAGCGAGAATTCCGTTTTCATGGGTTGCATCGCGTTTCTTTCCCGGCAGCCCCGATTCAATGGCGGGATGCCCCTTTTCTAGATTGACTCAAAAATACCCTCGAAGAAAAACTCACACCACATCACCCCCAACAAACGCGGCGATGGCGATCTCGATAGCGATCAACGACCGCGGATCGAAACCAAGTAGTCAACGACTTTGGGCTTGTCGTCCTCCGCGATATTCGCCCCAAATACATCGACCATCTTTTGCACGACCTCTTCCCACTTTTGGCGTGGAAAGAAGAATTGATTGGTCACCAACCGCGGTGAATGACACGACACACAATTGGCCATAAACACCTCGCGATGTTCGCCGGGAGGCATGATCGGCTCGAAATGAGGCAGCGTGATCGCGGGCACCGAGATCGCTGCTAACATCGCCGCTTCGCCATCGACATTTGTCGCGACCGCGACTGGCCGCTCACCGGAAAATTCGACTTCACGCGGCAAATCATCTCGCTGAACGGCATACCAAGAGACGGCAGCCGCGATCACCGCCAAAACAATCGTCCACGTCACCGGCCCTTTTGCGACAGTCCCTCTTGCGACAGACTCTCCTACCGCCGACCGGACCACCGGTTTTCCCGATCTCGTTTTCCCCACGCCCGATTCGTGATCGAGCGGTTTGGTTCGTTCCTTTTTCATACGACGTCCACCTCCACTTGCTCGACCACGTTTCGCATGTACCCGCCGCCGTTCCATTTCGCCGTCATTGGCTGCGTCTCCCCACGGTGGTTGGTCGCCCGCACTTTCAAAACGAAGTGCCCGGTTCGAGTCGGCTTCCAATTCCCTCGCCATCGACGGAACGAATAGTTCCCCAAATCGTTGCCAAGCTCGGTCGCCATCCACGACTTTCCGTCGTCGCTAGAAACCTCGACCGACTTGATGCCCGCGCCCCCGTCCATCGCGATCCCTTCCAACGGGACCACGCCGTTGACACGCACGCGAGTCGTGTTGGTTTCCGGACTGGGGTTGACCCAAAACGAGCGGACATTCATCCGATGGATCGGTACTTTTTCTTTCGCCGGCTTGTCAGGTAACTCCGACGCATCCGCATTGGCGGGGATTTTATACGCCTTGGCCATCCAAAAACCATCAAACGGTTCGGAGAGTACTTGCACATGATCGAGGGCTTTGACCCAGTACGTGGCGTACCAGCCGGGAACCACCAATCGCAGAGGAAATCCGTTCAGCATCGGCAACGGTCGACCGTTCATCTCGTAAGCCACGATCACATCCGGCTCGCTTGCTTGCTCGACGCCGAGCGTTTTAATGAAGTCGGGCGAGGCGGGCATCGGGCCGACGTCCATACCGTTGAACGCCACCTCGGTTGCCTTTGCTTTGATTCCGGCACGCTCGAGCAGCGTCTTCACGCGGACTCCCTTCCACCGTGCGTTACTCATCGCACCGTTGCCCCATTGGCCACCCGTTATCCGCGGCTCAAAATATTGCCGCGAGTTGCCCGAGCATTGGCAGACCGCCACCACCTCGCTTGCCGGCATCGATCGCAAGTCCATCATCGATAACTTCAGCGGCGAGTTGACATGCCCGTCGAGCGTCAGCCGCCATGTTCGCAGATCGACCGCGGTGGGAATCGGTTGGTAATGCCAACGCACAAAAAACGCTTCGTTGGGCGTGATGTCTTCGGCAAAATAACGCCACGGTGTTTCCAACTGCGGGGCGCGGTCGTTGATCATCCGCATTGCCACCTTTTCAGGAAACCGCCCGACCGGCTGATCAAACGGGGGCGTTGGTAAAGCTCCCCGCGATGCATCGCTAGCCGCAGGGTCGGTACATCCCGCAACCAGACCACTAAGCCCCAGCAAGCCCACATTCCGCAGCCACTCACGCCGCGTC
Encoded proteins:
- a CDS encoding cbb3-type cytochrome c oxidase subunit I yields the protein MQPMKTEFSLIRAHGIISLAMVLVSALAGIAVAMKFNWPGFLGDSAALTWGRLRYVHTQGIFFGWLGNAFIAFMYYAVPRLTQRSVTSRGLGWMLFMAWNFAMVIPGWALMMAGHSQSLEWAEFPLVIDTVVLVCFGMLIVQFVLPFLRAKLSDLYVTGWYILGGITFTALAYPVGNIAPELIPGARGATFSGLWIHDAIGLWVTPIAVGIAYFVIPLATGKPIYSHFLSMIGFWLLFFVYPLNGTHHYIFSSIPMEAQMGAIVASVYLGMDVILVVTNQLLSLRGSTGKVAANVPLRFTWVGVVLYLVVSLQGAMQALMPVNRLVHFSDWVIGHSHLAMLGFASFAAIGGLLFVWQHTPGARFSRRAANWSFWLLSIGLMLMVIDLTIAGLVQGQLWESSAPWMESVEASRLYWGTRTIAGIPVLLAFGCLCLSMLTGAKVVAQEDVGAEEDVRERTLAAHPENAAHDAISDQEAHEHGHASDHESFAWLRHAYVLTGIAGVGFFALSFLVLAVWPNQELAKTIATTKPGTVVSLTPSELRGRAVYAREGCAYCHTQLVRSTPYDVRRFGPVSRAWESDDEFPQLWGTRRVGPDLAREGSKRPTDWQLTHLFDPRSVVPQSVMPAYPWLFEGSASEPNQAGIDLVAYLHSLGRNGELAGLGSVTPESTSTSGLSIGEIQQAGNAHTGGFDESLISLDRGPAPILFDPRGEPVPVSLANEGHRLFQANCAGCHLDCGCGDAPAAASLLPKPRELTTVHLSPQQLSDVLWNGVHGTSMPSWNELPLAELRALAAFTTQLSEPLYEPEPPLGEEQLGQARELFAKNCALCHGESGRGDGVSAAAVDPKPTNFGQQIPTFAYAQHVLANGIPGTAMPRWDNKLSVEDRDLLARYVRSLYEE
- a CDS encoding SDR family oxidoreductase; this translates as MNKSKTRGNASSKKQRPKQSQQKQPGIQSEMKPQPRSIREDYVGSGKLEGKVALISGGDSGIGRSVAVMFAREGADIAFVYLNEKEDAEQTRSLVESEGRVCLPIKADIGKAASCKSAVAKTVKKFGRLDVLVNNAAEQHPQDDIDAITEKQLIATFSTNVFPMFYLTQAALPHLKEHTGSSIINTTSVTAYRGSPGLLDYAASKGAIVAFTRSLSQKLVDDGIRVNAVAPGPIWTPLIPATFDKEKVSKFGSDTPMGRAGQPDECGSCYVFLASADASYITGQVLHPNGGEVING
- a CDS encoding molybdopterin-dependent oxidoreductase, whose translation is MKPTEQQRWRRPQDWMPDQPQPRMLLPDGATRREWLRNVGLLGLSGLVAGCTDPAASDASRGALPTPPFDQPVGRFPEKVAMRMINDRAPQLETPWRYFAEDITPNEAFFVRWHYQPIPTAVDLRTWRLTLDGHVNSPLKLSMMDLRSMPASEVVAVCQCSGNSRQYFEPRITGGQWGNGAMSNARWKGVRVKTLLERAGIKAKATEVAFNGMDVGPMPASPDFIKTLGVEQASEPDVIVAYEMNGRPLPMLNGFPLRLVVPGWYATYWVKALDHVQVLSEPFDGFWMAKAYKIPANADASELPDKPAKEKVPIHRMNVRSFWVNPSPETNTTRVRVNGVVPLEGIAMDGGAGIKSVEVSSDDGKSWMATELGNDLGNYSFRRWRGNWKPTRTGHFVLKVRATNHRGETQPMTAKWNGGGYMRNVVEQVEVDVV